In Pseudosulfitobacter pseudonitzschiae, the sequence CCAACACGCGAATGCGCCGTGAGGCCGCAATGGGTAAACAAGGCGGGCGGACAGTTGAAATCCAACGCCTGATTGGCCGGTCTTTGCGCGCTGGCGTAGATCGCTCGGCCTTGGGTGAACGTCAAATCACTATCGACTGCGACGTGTTGCAGGCAGACGGCGGCACCCGTTGCGCGTCGATCACCGGCGGCTGGGTTGCATTGAAGCTTGCTGTGAACAAGTTGCTGAAAGCGGGCGATATTGTCTCTGATCCGCTAGTAGACCCCGTTGCCGCCGTCAGCTGCGGCATCTACGCGGGCCAGCCGGTGTTGGATCTGGATTACCCCGAAGACAGCGAAGCAGGCGTAGACGGCAACTTTATCCTGACTGGCACAGGCCGCTTGATAGAAGTGCAGATGAGCGCCGAAGGGCAGACATTTTCGCGCGATCAGATGAATCAGTTGATGGATCTGGCTGAAAAGGGCATGTCTGAACTGGTCACAGTGCAAAAGGCCGCCACTTTATGACACGCAAATTTTCAGGGGATCGGTTGTTGGTGGCCACGCACAACGCGGGCAAGCTGGAAGAAATGGTTGCGCTGCTCCAACCCTTTGGCGTGCAAGTCGTCGGCGCCGCCGAAATGAAGCTACCAGAGCCGGAAGAAACCGAAAGCACCTTTGTCGGCAACGCCCGGATCAAGGCACATGCGGCAGCACAAGCGACCGGCCTGCCCGCACTGTCAGACGATTCCGGCATTCAGGTCGATGCGCTTGACGGTGCGCCGGGTGTCTATACCGCTGATTGGGCCGAAACACCAAACGGGCGCGATTTCCTGATGGCCATGACCAAAACGCGCGAGATGCTGGAACATCGTAAAGCACCCGAACCCCGCACCGCGCGGTTCTGCTCGACGCTGGTGTTGGCGTGGCCCGATGGTCACGATGAGGTTTTCGAAGGTACGGTTGACGGCACGTTGGTCTGGCCCCTGCGCGGGGCGTTGGGGCACGGATACGACCCCATGTTCCAGCCACTTGGCCACAACGTGACATTTGCCGAAATGACCGCAGATGCCAAGAACGCGATCAGCCATCGCGCAAATGCGTTCAAGAAACTGATCGACGGCTGTTTTGACTGAAGATTGGCAATACGGCGGCTTTGGAATCTATATCCACTGGCCTTTTTGCGCGGCCAAATGCCCCTATTGCGACTTTAACAGTCACGTCACGCGCAGCGTCGATCATTCTGCTTGGCGCGATGCTTATCTGGAAGAGATTCGCAGAGCCGCCAAGCAAACGCCAGGCCGCGTTGTTCACACCGTGTTTTTCGGCGGTGGCACGCCCAGCCTGATGGAACCTTGGGTTGTTGCGGACATCATCGACGCGATCCGCAAACATTGGCCCACCGCCAACGACATGGAAATCACACTTGAGGCCAACCCCGGGTCGGTCGAGGCGCAGCGTTTTGCCGATTTTCGATCAGGTGGCGTGAACCGCATATCAATGGGCATTCAGGCACTGAACGACGAAGATCTACGGCGCTTGGGTCGTATTCACACTGCCGACGAGGCACGCGCCGCATTCGACATTGCACGCAAGACCTTTGAGCGGGTCAGTTTTGATCTGATCTATGGGCGGCAAAAACAAACCTTGCAGGCTTGGGAATCCGAGCTAAAGCAGGCTCTGAACATGGCAATAGATCACTTGTCGCTGTACCAGCTTACCATCGAACAAGGTACAGCTTTTGGTGATCGGTATAACGCGGGCAAACTGTCCGGATTACCGGACGAAGATCGCGCCGCCGATATGTTCACCCTTACCCGCGACATCTGCGCCGACTTTGGAATGCCCGCCTATGAGGTCAGCAACCATGCCCGTGACGGCGCGCAGTCACGGCACAATCTGATCTACTGGCGCTATGGCGATTACATTGGGATTGGTCCCGGTGCACACGGGCGCATCACCGCCGAAGGTAAACGATACGCAACCGAAGCGCCAAGCAACCCGAAACGCTGGCTGGAAGAGCTGCGACAACTGCCTGCCATCGCTTTGACCGACAAAGATCAGGCCAACGAATTTCTTTTGATGGGCCTTAGATTGTCAGAAGGCGTGGATCTTTCGCGTTTTGAGACGCTTTCAGGGCGCTCTGTGGCCATTGATACGCTGAAAAACCTCTCTGAGCTTGGTTTGCTCGATCAGAGGGGTCAAAGGATTTTTGTTACAGAACAAGGTGTTAGCGTTCTGAATGGGGTTTTGCGCGAATTGCTGGCGGATTAACTTCCGCTTAGCATCCGGCAGAGTTCGTCCAGCTCTTCTAGTGTTTTATACGAAATCGAAAGCTGTCCCGACTCTGCCCCCGGCTTGTGGGACAGTGAAACTGTCATGCCCAAGGCCGCCGACAAATCCCCTTCAAGAGCTTTGGTGTCCGCGTCTTTCGCTTCACCCGATCTTTTGGTGCCGGTTTTCGGGGCAGCAGGGTCATTCCGTCCTTGCATGGATTTCACCAGCGCTTCGGTCGCACGTACACTCAGACCTTCGGCAACCACTTTGCGCGCCAAAGCGGAGGGATCATCTGCTGTTATCAACGCGCGCGCATGACCAGATGACAGATCGCCCGTGCGCACCATCTCGACCACATCTTCAGGCAACTGTAGCAATCGCAGCAAATTTGCAATGTGGCTGCGACTTTTTCCCAAAGCTTCTGCCATCTTTTCCTGGGTATGACCAAATTTATCCATCAACTGACGATAGCCTGCGGCCTCTTCAATCGCATTCAGATCGGCACGCTGAATGTTCTCGATAATTGCGACTTCCAGAACTTCAATATCGTCAAAGTCGCGCACGATCACTGGCAGCTCATGAAGCTTGGCCATCTGCGCAGCACGCCAGCGACGCTCACCCGCAACAATTTCAAAAGCACCGTCTTTTTCACGCACGATAAGCGGTTGGATGACACCCTTTTCGGCAATTGACGCCGCCAGATCATCCAGATCGTCCTGCGTAAACCGCTTGCGCGGCTGCTCTGGATTGGGTTTGACGCGCTCAATCGGCACCGACCGCACGCCAGAAGCAGTGCTTTCTTGTGCGACCTGCTCAGCCTCGTTCACATCCGCCATCAACGCCGAAAGGCCACGACCGAGACCACGTTTTTTATCTTTGGATACCATCTCAGGCCTCTACTTTCTGTCGAGCATTGTTTCGAATAAATTCCATGGCCAACTCACGATAGGCTTTGGCGCCGCGAGATGCAGGATCGTAATTAAGTACCGGCATTGCAAAAGACGGCGCTTCTGACACACGAACGTTGCGCGGGATTACAGTTTTGAACACCAGATCGCCCAGATTATCTCGCGCGTCCTGCTCAACCTGCAAACTCAGGTTATTCCGTTGATCGTACATGGTCAGAACGACACCTTCGATCCTCAGATCTTTATTGCCGGATTGGCGAACCTCGCGAATGGTCAGCATCAATTGCGAAAGGCCCTCCAACGCAAAGAACTCGGACTGAAGCGGCACCAAGACTGAATGCGCTGCGATCATTGCATTAACGGTCAGCAGGTTCAGTGAGGGCGGGCAGTCGACCAACACATAGTCAAAGCCGAATGCGTCCATTTGGACCTGGCGCAAGGCATCATGCAGCAAGAAACTGCGCTTTTCATTGGAGATCAGCTCAAGATCAGCCGAACTCAGATCGACTGTCGCGGGTATAATTGACAAATTTTCAACTGCTGTGGGTAGAATTGCTTCGTTGAGGTCGACATCTTCCAGCAACAGCTCGTACGTCGTCAAAATGCGGTCATCTACCTCGATCCCAAGCCCCGTCGAAGCATTGCCCTGCGGGTCCAGATCCACAAGCAGCACCTTGCGACCTTGTTCGGCCAATGCCGCAGCCAGATTGATCGACGTCGTCGTTTTACCGACGCCCCCTTTTTGATTGGCAACTGCAACGATCTTGGGTCCAATTGGGCGTGTGGGATCAGACACGTTTCAACTCCTTGATCTGCAATACAGCCGCCTGCGAGTCTGTGTGGCTTGCATGTGCTTCACAGTCGAATGTCCATGTTTTCCGCGCATCATCAAGCTCTGATTGCCACATCTCGCCCTTCGGAAAGAGCGTCTGACCATTATGGGATAAATGCTGCGCCACAAACCCAAACAAATCAGACAGTTGCGACAACGCGCGTGCAGAAATTATATCTGCATTCAGCGGTTCAAGTGCTTCAATCCGCTTGGCCACGACAGTTACATTCAATTCAAGCTCGCGCGCTGCCGTCCGCAAAAACGTCGATTTACGCTGATCGCTTTCAACCAGTGTAAATCGTGTCTCACAGTCAGCGTGTTTCGCGAAAGTTGCACAAATGATTGCCGGAAAGCCTCCACCACTGCCAAAATCTGCCCAATGCGCAACTTTTGGCGCAAGCATCCAAACCTGTGCCGAATCCCAAATATGGCGATTCCACAGCTCGGGCGCGCTTGAGCGCGAAACCAAATTGATTTTGGCGTTCCACTTTAAAAACAAGTCGTGAAAGCGTTCGAGGTCTTCCAATGTTTCACGTGAAACATCCCCCGCCAACCAATCAGGTATAATAGTCATGCTGATTTCTTCTTGTGCTGCCGAAGCTTGGCCAGCAACAGCGCCAAAGCCGCTGGCGTCATCCCCTCAACCCGCGCGGCTTGCGCCAGATTGCTGGGCCGTGCGTTTTCAAGCTTTGCGGTCAGCTCATTCGAAAGCCCGCTGATCCCCGAATACACAAATCCACTAGGAATAAGCTGGGCTTCGTCCTTTTGAATACGGTCAATATCTTTCTGCTGGCGGTCAATGTAATTTGCGTAGAGCGCGTCGCGTCCGAGTTGAATTTGTATTTTCTTTTCAATACCTTCCAAGTCTGGCTGAACACGTACAATATCCGCAAACTGAACATCTGGAAATGCCAACAGTTGGTAAGGCGTCCGGCGCGTACCATCCTCTTTCACTGCTATTCCTGCGCCCGAAATGTGTTTGGGAGTGTATTTTTTTCGCGTCAATGCTTGATATCCAGCAGAAAGCGCATCTCGCTTGGCTTCGAACAAGGATTGCCGCTTCGAAGATACCATTCCCAGATCGATCGCCATCGGTGTCAGCCGTTGATCCGCATTATCTGCGCGCAGCGACAGTCGAAATTCGGCGCGCGAGGTGAACATGCGATAGGGCTCTGTCACGCCACGTGTCGTCAGATCGTCAATCATTACACCGATATAGCTGTTCGAACGGCCAAAATGGACTTGCTCACGACCTTGCGCCAAACAAGCAGCGTTGATACCCGCGACCAAACCTTGCGCTGCGGCCTCTTCGTAACCTGTCGTCCCGTTTATTTGCCCCGCAAGGAAAAGATGCGTTGTCGCGCGAAGCTGCAGCGACGCGTCCAATGCGCGCGGATCGACATAGTCGTATTCAATCGCATATCCCGGTTGCAGGATCACCGCGTCCTCTAGCCCGACAATGGAGTGGATATAGTCC encodes:
- a CDS encoding ParB/RepB/Spo0J family partition protein codes for the protein MVSKDKKRGLGRGLSALMADVNEAEQVAQESTASGVRSVPIERVKPNPEQPRKRFTQDDLDDLAASIAEKGVIQPLIVREKDGAFEIVAGERRWRAAQMAKLHELPVIVRDFDDIEVLEVAIIENIQRADLNAIEEAAGYRQLMDKFGHTQEKMAEALGKSRSHIANLLRLLQLPEDVVEMVRTGDLSSGHARALITADDPSALARKVVAEGLSVRATEALVKSMQGRNDPAAPKTGTKRSGEAKDADTKALEGDLSAALGMTVSLSHKPGAESGQLSISYKTLEELDELCRMLSGS
- the hemW gene encoding radical SAM family heme chaperone HemW; its protein translation is MTEDWQYGGFGIYIHWPFCAAKCPYCDFNSHVTRSVDHSAWRDAYLEEIRRAAKQTPGRVVHTVFFGGGTPSLMEPWVVADIIDAIRKHWPTANDMEITLEANPGSVEAQRFADFRSGGVNRISMGIQALNDEDLRRLGRIHTADEARAAFDIARKTFERVSFDLIYGRQKQTLQAWESELKQALNMAIDHLSLYQLTIEQGTAFGDRYNAGKLSGLPDEDRAADMFTLTRDICADFGMPAYEVSNHARDGAQSRHNLIYWRYGDYIGIGPGAHGRITAEGKRYATEAPSNPKRWLEELRQLPAIALTDKDQANEFLLMGLRLSEGVDLSRFETLSGRSVAIDTLKNLSELGLLDQRGQRIFVTEQGVSVLNGVLRELLAD
- the rdgB gene encoding RdgB/HAM1 family non-canonical purine NTP pyrophosphatase — its product is MTRKFSGDRLLVATHNAGKLEEMVALLQPFGVQVVGAAEMKLPEPEETESTFVGNARIKAHAAAQATGLPALSDDSGIQVDALDGAPGVYTADWAETPNGRDFLMAMTKTREMLEHRKAPEPRTARFCSTLVLAWPDGHDEVFEGTVDGTLVWPLRGALGHGYDPMFQPLGHNVTFAEMTADAKNAISHRANAFKKLIDGCFD
- the rsmG gene encoding 16S rRNA (guanine(527)-N(7))-methyltransferase RsmG gives rise to the protein MTIIPDWLAGDVSRETLEDLERFHDLFLKWNAKINLVSRSSAPELWNRHIWDSAQVWMLAPKVAHWADFGSGGGFPAIICATFAKHADCETRFTLVESDQRKSTFLRTAARELELNVTVVAKRIEALEPLNADIISARALSQLSDLFGFVAQHLSHNGQTLFPKGEMWQSELDDARKTWTFDCEAHASHTDSQAAVLQIKELKRV
- the rph gene encoding ribonuclease PH, which produces MRPSGRKLDEMRAVSIETGFTKHAEGSALIKMGDTHVLCTATIEDRVPPFIKGSGLGWVTAEYGMLPRATNTRMRREAAMGKQGGRTVEIQRLIGRSLRAGVDRSALGERQITIDCDVLQADGGTRCASITGGWVALKLAVNKLLKAGDIVSDPLVDPVAAVSCGIYAGQPVLDLDYPEDSEAGVDGNFILTGTGRLIEVQMSAEGQTFSRDQMNQLMDLAEKGMSELVTVQKAATL
- a CDS encoding ParA family protein, giving the protein MSDPTRPIGPKIVAVANQKGGVGKTTTSINLAAALAEQGRKVLLVDLDPQGNASTGLGIEVDDRILTTYELLLEDVDLNEAILPTAVENLSIIPATVDLSSADLELISNEKRSFLLHDALRQVQMDAFGFDYVLVDCPPSLNLLTVNAMIAAHSVLVPLQSEFFALEGLSQLMLTIREVRQSGNKDLRIEGVVLTMYDQRNNLSLQVEQDARDNLGDLVFKTVIPRNVRVSEAPSFAMPVLNYDPASRGAKAYRELAMEFIRNNARQKVEA